Proteins encoded within one genomic window of Streptomyces sp. NBC_00523:
- the mug gene encoding G/U mismatch-specific DNA glycosylase yields MTPEELQAARDRVVPDVVAGGLRVLFCGINPSLTTAATGHHFAFPGNRFWPVLHLSGFTPRRLAPAEQAELLDHGLGITNVVARATARADELSAEEYREGGRILTAKVGQLRPRWLAVVGITAYRTAFGERGARIGPQDRTVGGARVWALPNPSGLNAHWTAATMAEEYARLRAAVQEESG; encoded by the coding sequence ATGACGCCCGAAGAGCTCCAGGCCGCCCGCGACCGCGTCGTACCCGACGTGGTCGCGGGCGGCCTGCGCGTCCTGTTCTGCGGGATCAACCCGAGCCTGACGACGGCGGCGACGGGGCACCACTTCGCCTTCCCCGGCAACCGCTTCTGGCCGGTGCTCCATCTGTCGGGCTTCACCCCGCGCCGGCTGGCCCCCGCCGAGCAGGCCGAACTGCTCGACCACGGGCTCGGCATCACCAACGTCGTCGCCAGGGCCACCGCCCGGGCCGACGAGCTGTCCGCCGAGGAGTACCGGGAGGGCGGGCGGATCCTGACCGCCAAGGTCGGGCAACTGCGCCCGCGCTGGCTCGCCGTCGTGGGCATCACGGCCTACCGCACGGCGTTCGGCGAGCGCGGGGCCCGGATCGGGCCGCAGGACCGGACGGTCGGCGGGGCCCGGGTCTGGGCGCTGCCCAACCCCAGCGGCCTCAACGCGCACTGGACGGCCGCCACGATGGCCGAGGAGTACGCCCGGCTGCGCGCGGCGGTGCAGGAAGAGTCCGGCTAG
- a CDS encoding SGNH/GDSL hydrolase family protein: MEMNASYTSLVAVGDSFTEGMSDLLPDGSYRGWADVLASRLAARTPGFRYANLAVRGKLIAQIVDEQVEVAAAMRADVVTLVGGLNDTLRPKCDMGMVRGRLEEAVERLAPSCKQLVLMRSPGRNGPVLDRFRPRMEELFALVDELAARHDAVVVDLYGAPALADQRMWDVDRLHLTAEGHRRVAEAVWQALGLPPESDWKAPLPVSAPARWGARRVEDVRFARQHLLPWIGRRLTGRSSGDGRAGAQFDAALGRAFWVTPEEDGWAAPVATWRQVESGERGARDASGS, from the coding sequence ATGGAAATGAATGCCTCATACACCAGTCTGGTCGCGGTCGGCGACTCGTTCACCGAGGGCATGTCGGACCTGCTGCCCGACGGCTCGTACCGGGGCTGGGCCGATGTGCTCGCCTCCCGCCTCGCCGCCCGTACGCCGGGCTTCCGGTACGCCAATCTCGCGGTACGCGGGAAGCTCATCGCGCAGATCGTGGACGAGCAGGTGGAGGTGGCGGCCGCCATGCGGGCGGACGTGGTGACGCTGGTCGGCGGCCTCAACGACACCTTGCGCCCCAAGTGCGACATGGGCATGGTCCGCGGACGCCTCGAGGAGGCGGTCGAGCGCCTGGCGCCTTCGTGCAAGCAGTTGGTGCTGATGCGCAGCCCCGGCCGCAACGGACCCGTCCTCGACCGGTTCCGGCCGCGCATGGAGGAGCTGTTCGCGCTGGTGGACGAGCTGGCCGCCCGGCACGACGCGGTGGTGGTCGACCTGTACGGCGCTCCGGCCCTGGCCGACCAGCGCATGTGGGACGTCGACCGGCTGCACCTGACCGCCGAGGGGCACCGCCGGGTCGCCGAGGCGGTCTGGCAGGCGCTGGGGCTGCCGCCGGAGAGCGACTGGAAGGCCCCGCTGCCCGTCTCGGCCCCGGCGCGCTGGGGCGCCCGGCGGGTGGAGGACGTGCGGTTCGCCCGGCAGCACCTGCTGCCCTGGATCGGCCGGCGGCTCACGGGGCGCTCCTCGGGCGACGGGCGGGCCGGGGCACAGTTCGACGCCGCACTCGGGCGGGCCTTCTGGGTGACCCCGGAGGAGGACGGCTGGGCGGCTCCGGTAGCGACGTGGCGTCAGGTGGAGTCCGGTGAGCGGGGGGCGCGGGACGCGTCCGGTTCGTAG
- a CDS encoding GNAT family N-acetyltransferase, with amino-acid sequence MSDLSIHPAAPSDIDAVLRFWRTAAEGTSISDDHDGVARLIDRDPGALLLAEREGVLVGTVIAGFDGWRCSAYRLAVHPDHRRQGIATALLEAAEQRFAELGGRRVDAMVLEENQRAHHTWQAAGYHRENHWRRWVKPLGPGTGGR; translated from the coding sequence ATGAGTGATCTCTCGATACACCCCGCCGCCCCTTCCGACATCGACGCCGTGCTGCGGTTCTGGCGGACGGCGGCGGAAGGCACCAGCATCAGCGACGACCACGACGGGGTGGCCCGGCTCATCGACCGCGACCCGGGGGCGCTGCTCCTCGCGGAGCGGGAAGGCGTGCTCGTGGGGACCGTGATCGCGGGCTTCGACGGCTGGCGGTGCTCGGCCTACCGGCTCGCCGTCCATCCGGACCACCGTCGGCAGGGCATCGCGACCGCACTGCTGGAGGCGGCGGAGCAGCGCTTCGCGGAACTCGGCGGGCGGCGGGTGGACGCCATGGTCCTGGAGGAGAACCAGCGCGCGCACCACACCTGGCAGGCAGCCGGCTACCACCGCGAGAACCACTGGCGGCGGTGGGTGAAGCCGCTGGGGCCGGGAACAGGAGGCAGGTGA
- a CDS encoding hemolysin family protein, giving the protein MTAVQLFIGLLTLVVNAFFVGAEFALISVRRSQIEPQAEQGNRRARSVIWGLEHVSALLAAAQLGITLCTLVLGIVAEPAIAHLLEPVFDAVGVPHGLVHPASFVIALTVATYLHMLLGEMVPKNIALAEPVRSALLLGPPLVTLARALRPVIFAINAFANALLKLLRVETKDEVEATFSNDELARLVKDAGDAGLVDDRAAERLHHALELGRRPVRDVVLPVDRVMYIRVGATPEELERLSYETGFSRFPVMDAEQRILGYLHVKDALDVTPRDMPFPVSSMRPIARVRAATPLDDALTALRRSRTHLAAVLDEDDRLAGMVTMEDVLRELVGRPQSR; this is encoded by the coding sequence ATGACCGCCGTACAGCTCTTCATCGGTCTGCTGACGCTGGTCGTGAACGCCTTCTTCGTCGGGGCGGAGTTCGCCCTCATCTCGGTGCGCCGCAGCCAGATCGAGCCGCAGGCCGAGCAGGGGAACCGGCGGGCGCGCAGCGTCATCTGGGGCCTCGAACACGTCTCGGCGCTGCTCGCGGCGGCGCAGCTGGGCATCACGCTGTGCACCCTGGTGCTCGGCATCGTCGCCGAGCCCGCGATCGCGCATCTGCTGGAACCCGTCTTCGACGCGGTGGGCGTGCCGCACGGCCTGGTCCACCCGGCCTCGTTCGTGATCGCGCTGACGGTGGCCACCTATCTGCACATGCTGCTGGGCGAGATGGTCCCCAAGAACATCGCGCTGGCCGAGCCGGTGCGGTCCGCGCTGCTGCTCGGTCCGCCGCTGGTGACGCTGGCCCGGGCGCTGCGCCCGGTGATCTTCGCGATCAACGCCTTCGCCAACGCCCTGCTGAAGCTGTTGCGGGTGGAGACGAAGGACGAGGTGGAGGCGACGTTCTCGAACGACGAGCTGGCGCGCCTGGTGAAGGACGCCGGTGACGCCGGCCTGGTGGACGACCGGGCGGCCGAGCGCCTGCACCACGCCCTGGAGCTGGGCCGCCGGCCGGTACGGGACGTGGTCCTTCCGGTCGACCGGGTGATGTACATCCGGGTCGGGGCGACACCGGAGGAGCTGGAGCGGCTGTCGTACGAGACGGGCTTCTCGCGCTTCCCGGTGATGGACGCGGAGCAGCGCATCCTCGGGTACCTCCATGTGAAGGACGCCCTGGACGTCACCCCGCGCGACATGCCGTTCCCGGTGTCCTCGATGCGGCCGATCGCCCGGGTCCGGGCGGCGACACCGCTGGACGACGCGCTGACGGCGCTGCGGCGCAGCCGTACGCATCTGGCGGCGGTCCTGGACGAGGACGACAGGCTCGCGGGCATGGTCACGATGGAGGACGTGCTCCGGGAGCTGGTGGGGCGGCCGCAGAGCCGCTGA
- the purB gene encoding adenylosuccinate lyase: MTAVSAKPRIPNVLAGRYASTELAVLWSPEQKVKLERRLWLAVLRAQKDLGIEVPDAALADYERVLDQVDLASIAEREKVTRHDVKARIEEFNALAGHEHVHKGMTSRDLTENVEQLQIRLSLELMRDRTVAVLARLGKLAAEYRELVVAGRSHNVAAQATTLGKRLATAADELLVAYGRLEDLLGRYPLRGIKGPVGTAQDMLDLLGGDAGKLAELEERIATHLGFAHAFTSVGQVYPRSLDYDVVTALVQLAAAPSSVAKTIRLMAGHELVTEGFKPGQVGSSAMPHKMNTRSCERVNGLMVILRGYASMTGELAGDQWNEGDVSCSVVRRVALPDAFFAFDGLVETFLTVLDEFGAFPAVVARELDRYLPFLATTKVLMGAVRAGVGREVAHEAIKENAVASALAMREQGTERNELLDKLAADERIPLDRAQLDELMADKLSFTGAAGDQVTALVARIEEITKQHPEAAGYAPGSIL, from the coding sequence GTGACTGCTGTGTCTGCGAAGCCTCGCATCCCCAATGTCCTGGCCGGCCGCTACGCCTCCACGGAGCTGGCCGTCCTCTGGTCCCCCGAGCAGAAGGTGAAGCTGGAACGCCGGCTGTGGCTGGCGGTGCTGCGCGCCCAGAAGGACCTCGGGATCGAGGTGCCCGACGCCGCCCTCGCCGATTACGAGCGCGTCCTCGACCAGGTCGACCTGGCCTCGATCGCCGAGCGCGAGAAGGTCACCCGGCACGACGTGAAGGCCCGGATCGAGGAGTTCAACGCCCTCGCCGGCCATGAGCACGTCCACAAGGGCATGACCTCGCGCGACCTCACCGAGAACGTCGAGCAGCTGCAGATCCGGCTCTCCCTGGAGCTGATGCGGGATCGCACGGTGGCCGTTCTGGCCCGCCTGGGCAAGCTGGCCGCCGAGTACCGAGAGCTGGTCGTCGCCGGGCGCTCCCACAACGTGGCCGCGCAGGCCACCACCCTCGGCAAGCGCTTGGCGACCGCGGCCGACGAGCTGCTGGTGGCGTACGGCCGCCTCGAGGACCTGCTCGGCCGCTACCCGCTGCGCGGCATCAAGGGCCCGGTCGGCACCGCGCAGGACATGCTGGACCTGCTCGGCGGCGACGCCGGGAAGCTGGCGGAGCTCGAAGAGCGCATCGCCACGCACCTCGGCTTCGCGCACGCCTTCACCTCGGTCGGCCAGGTCTACCCCCGGTCGCTCGACTACGACGTGGTGACCGCGCTGGTGCAGCTGGCGGCGGCGCCCTCCTCGGTGGCGAAGACCATCCGGCTGATGGCCGGCCACGAGCTGGTCACCGAGGGCTTCAAGCCCGGCCAGGTCGGCTCCTCCGCGATGCCGCACAAGATGAACACCCGCTCCTGCGAGCGCGTCAACGGCCTGATGGTCATCCTGCGCGGCTACGCGTCGATGACCGGCGAGCTGGCGGGCGACCAGTGGAACGAGGGCGACGTCTCCTGCTCGGTGGTACGCCGGGTGGCCCTGCCGGACGCGTTCTTCGCGTTCGACGGGCTGGTCGAGACGTTCCTGACGGTGCTGGACGAGTTCGGCGCGTTCCCGGCCGTCGTGGCCCGCGAGCTGGACCGCTACCTGCCGTTCCTCGCCACGACCAAGGTCCTGATGGGCGCGGTGCGCGCGGGCGTCGGCCGCGAGGTCGCCCACGAGGCGATCAAGGAGAACGCCGTCGCCTCCGCCCTCGCCATGCGCGAGCAGGGCACCGAGCGCAACGAGCTGCTGGACAAGCTCGCCGCCGACGAGCGCATCCCGCTGGACCGCGCCCAGCTGGACGAGCTGATGGCGGACAAGCTGTCCTTCACCGGGGCGGCCGGCGACCAGGTCACCGCGCTCGTCGCGCGGATCGAGGAGATCACCAAGCAGCACCCCGAGGCCGCCGGCTACGCGCCCGGCTCGATCCTCTGA
- a CDS encoding hemolysin family protein: MTEVLLLLVAVLLSLACGAFVAAEFSLTTVERGQLERAVERGERGAESAMKAVRSLTFQLSGAQLGITVTNLVVGMLSEPSIAKMIRGPVEAVGLSPGVASSVALVIGTALSTVFLMVVGELVPKNWAISSPLAVAKTVATPQRAFTAVFRPFISHLNNTANRIVRRFGLEPAEELATARSPQELVALARHSAKEGALEADTAELFVRTLNLPELTAENVMTPRVQVTALEVSATAEDVANATRATGLSRFPVYRGSLDTVVGVAHIKDVLAVPAEERPRKRVSEMLREPVLVPETLTVDRLLDRLSGKLAMAVVIDEYGGTAGVVTLEDIVEEVVGEVRDEHDPHETPDLAPAGEDADGRVLWSADGAARTDQLATIGLRVPDGPYETLAGLIASEIGRIPAVGDSIELAGWRLDVVDASGRRAARALLHAPLTGAHLPSEDER; encoded by the coding sequence ATGACCGAAGTGCTTCTGCTGCTCGTTGCGGTACTGCTCTCGCTCGCCTGCGGCGCCTTCGTCGCCGCGGAGTTCTCCCTGACCACGGTGGAGCGCGGCCAGCTGGAGCGGGCCGTCGAACGGGGCGAGCGCGGCGCCGAGAGCGCCATGAAGGCGGTCCGCAGCCTCACCTTCCAGCTGTCCGGGGCCCAGCTCGGCATCACGGTCACCAACCTGGTGGTCGGCATGCTCTCCGAGCCGTCGATCGCCAAGATGATCCGGGGTCCGGTGGAGGCCGTCGGCCTGTCGCCGGGTGTGGCCTCGTCCGTGGCGCTCGTCATCGGTACGGCCCTGTCCACGGTGTTCCTGATGGTCGTCGGTGAGCTGGTCCCGAAGAACTGGGCCATCTCCTCGCCGCTCGCGGTGGCGAAGACGGTCGCCACCCCGCAGCGGGCCTTCACGGCCGTCTTCCGCCCCTTCATCAGCCACCTCAACAACACCGCCAACCGGATCGTGCGCCGCTTCGGGCTCGAACCGGCCGAGGAGCTGGCCACCGCGCGCAGCCCGCAGGAGCTGGTGGCGCTGGCCAGGCACTCCGCCAAGGAGGGCGCGCTGGAGGCGGACACCGCCGAGCTGTTCGTCCGCACCCTCAATCTCCCGGAGCTCACCGCGGAGAACGTGATGACCCCGCGCGTGCAGGTCACCGCCCTGGAGGTCAGCGCGACCGCCGAGGACGTCGCCAACGCGACCCGGGCCACCGGCCTCTCCCGCTTCCCCGTCTACCGGGGCAGCCTCGACACCGTCGTGGGCGTCGCCCACATCAAGGACGTCCTGGCGGTCCCGGCCGAGGAAAGGCCCCGCAAGCGGGTGTCCGAGATGCTGCGCGAGCCCGTGCTCGTCCCCGAGACGCTGACCGTGGACCGGCTGCTCGACCGGCTGTCCGGCAAACTCGCCATGGCGGTCGTGATCGATGAGTACGGCGGCACGGCGGGCGTCGTGACGCTGGAGGACATCGTGGAGGAGGTCGTCGGCGAGGTCCGCGACGAGCACGACCCGCACGAGACGCCGGACCTGGCCCCGGCCGGCGAGGACGCCGACGGGCGCGTCCTGTGGTCGGCGGACGGCGCCGCCCGTACGGACCAGCTGGCGACGATCGGGCTGCGTGTGCCGGACGGCCCGTACGAGACCCTGGCGGGCCTGATCGCCTCGGAGATCGGCCGCATCCCGGCCGTGGGCGACTCGATCGAGCTGGCCGGCTGGCGGCTCGACGTGGTGGACGCCTCCGGGCGCCGCGCCGCCCGGGCCCTGCTGCACGCACCGCTGACCGGTGCCCACCTGCCGTCGGAGGACGAGCGATGA
- a CDS encoding cytochrome P450, with protein MSTTTFRSRITARLGRGYLARIQKHGFGSTTMKLLPEQLLMPLRRDGLDPVRRLAETRAGAPVSRVALPFGMDAWVVTGYEESKAVLGSAEGFSTDFAHLAGNAGIAAEHSPGGLGFSDPPVHTRLRRILTPEFTMRRLRRLTPRIDAIVAERLDAMAAAPGPVDLVHAFALPVPSLTICELLGVPYEDREDFQKLAMDRFDLFQGATAPFGAMSESLDYFRGVVRDQRRAPGDGLLGMIVREHGDSVDDEELAGLADGVLTGGFETTASTIALGALVLLRNPEVADRLREDDAVTAPFVEEVLRYLSAVQMAFPRFAREDIEVAGVVIPRGDMVLCSLSGANRDPAYVTDDGRFDVDRVTPAGHLAFGYGIHRCIGAELARMELRSAFPALVRRFPAMRLAVPPQDLAFRKLSIVYGVESLPARLG; from the coding sequence TTGAGTACGACGACGTTCCGTTCCCGCATCACGGCCCGGCTCGGGCGCGGCTACCTGGCCAGGATCCAGAAGCACGGATTCGGGTCGACCACGATGAAACTGCTCCCGGAACAGCTCCTGATGCCGCTGCGCAGGGACGGGCTCGACCCGGTCCGGCGGCTGGCCGAGACCCGTGCGGGCGCACCGGTGTCCAGGGTGGCGCTGCCGTTCGGCATGGACGCCTGGGTGGTCACCGGTTACGAGGAGTCGAAGGCCGTGCTCGGCTCCGCCGAGGGCTTCAGCACAGACTTCGCGCACCTGGCGGGCAACGCGGGCATAGCCGCCGAGCACAGCCCGGGCGGCCTGGGGTTCAGCGATCCGCCGGTGCACACGCGGCTGCGCCGCATCCTGACCCCGGAGTTCACGATGCGCCGGCTGCGCCGGCTGACGCCCAGGATCGACGCGATCGTCGCGGAGCGGCTGGACGCGATGGCTGCCGCGCCGGGGCCGGTCGATCTGGTGCACGCGTTCGCGCTGCCGGTGCCGTCGCTGACCATCTGCGAACTGCTCGGGGTGCCCTACGAGGACCGCGAAGACTTCCAGAAGCTCGCCATGGACCGCTTCGACCTGTTCCAGGGGGCCACCGCGCCGTTCGGCGCCATGTCCGAGTCGCTCGACTACTTCCGGGGCGTGGTCCGGGACCAGCGGCGCGCGCCGGGCGACGGCCTGCTCGGGATGATCGTGCGGGAGCACGGGGACAGCGTGGACGACGAGGAACTGGCGGGCCTGGCCGACGGGGTGCTCACCGGGGGCTTCGAGACGACCGCCAGCACGATCGCGCTCGGCGCCCTCGTCCTGCTGCGGAACCCCGAGGTGGCGGACCGGCTGCGCGAGGACGACGCCGTGACGGCGCCTTTCGTGGAGGAGGTGCTGCGCTATCTGTCGGCCGTGCAGATGGCCTTCCCCCGGTTCGCCCGCGAGGACATCGAGGTCGCGGGGGTGGTGATCCCGCGCGGCGACATGGTGCTCTGCTCGCTGAGCGGCGCCAACCGCGACCCGGCGTACGTCACGGACGACGGGCGGTTCGACGTGGACCGGGTCACTCCGGCCGGCCACCTCGCCTTCGGGTACGGCATCCACCGCTGCATCGGCGCGGAGCTCGCCCGGATGGAACTGCGCTCCGCCTTCCCGGCCCTGGTCCGGCGCTTTCCCGCGATGCGGCTCGCCGTACCGCCGCAGGACCTGGCCTTCCGCAAGCTGTCGATCGTGTACGGCGTCGAGTCGCTGCCCGCGCGACTGGGCTGA